From the genome of Nakamurella flavida, one region includes:
- a CDS encoding ABC transporter permease — MTAPAVARTRVQPLGWWRMTLSQVLLSQRVFWQDIAFAVVGALMPIAMALAPILAYRHETTADGSRSIAAYLLPGGMVAATIWIMYTTVNSACRRRDLRIYKRLRATPLPGSAILAGEAISAALPAIAQAVIVLVVGMRLTSAPFPRDLPLLLVGMLLAAATFAMLSLGLSGLLPSGEVSTWLITPVVFLLWYCSGAITPLSGLPRWLADISVYLPSTAAVQLARTAWFGQDFVFADGSGDLSALHTLALCWRPVLVLLAWTAVGIVVWRRFFRWDPRHSS, encoded by the coding sequence ATGACCGCCCCCGCCGTGGCCCGGACCCGGGTGCAGCCCCTGGGCTGGTGGCGGATGACCCTCTCGCAGGTGCTGCTCTCCCAGCGGGTGTTCTGGCAGGACATCGCCTTCGCCGTGGTCGGGGCGCTCATGCCGATCGCCATGGCCCTCGCACCGATCCTGGCCTACCGCCACGAGACCACCGCCGACGGCAGTCGATCGATCGCGGCCTACCTGCTGCCCGGCGGGATGGTCGCGGCCACCATCTGGATCATGTACACGACGGTGAACTCCGCCTGCCGCCGGCGCGACCTGCGCATCTACAAACGCCTGCGGGCCACCCCGCTGCCCGGGTCGGCCATCCTGGCCGGGGAGGCGATCAGCGCCGCGCTGCCGGCCATCGCCCAGGCCGTCATCGTGCTGGTGGTCGGGATGCGGCTGACCTCGGCGCCGTTCCCCCGGGACCTGCCCCTGCTGCTGGTCGGGATGCTGCTCGCCGCCGCGACCTTCGCGATGCTCTCCCTCGGCCTGTCCGGCCTGCTGCCCAGCGGTGAGGTGTCCACCTGGCTGATCACCCCCGTGGTGTTCCTCCTCTGGTACTGCTCCGGCGCCATCACCCCGCTGTCCGGCCTGCCCCGCTGGCTCGCCGACATCAGCGTCTACCTGCCGTCCACCGCAGCCGTCCAACTCGCCCGGACCGCCTGGTTCGGCCAGGACTTCGTCTTCGCGGACGGCTCCGGCGACCTGTCCGCCCTGCACACCCTCGCCCTGTGCTGGCGACCGGTGCTCGTCCTCCTGGCCTGGACCGCCGTCGGGATCGTGGTCTGGCGCCGCTTCTTCCGCTGGGATCCCCGCCACTCGTCCTGA
- a CDS encoding ABC transporter ATP-binding protein — MSNPEAVIEVQDLRVRYDRTDAVDGVSFQVRRGEVFALLGTNGAGKTTVLDVLEGFRSPTAGRVTVLGVDPMAQHDILAPRVGIVIQEAGFFDTLTVGQCLRAWSRFHRTPRSTDDLLAAVGLDHRRSVRCGKLSGGERRRLDLALALLGQPELVFLDEPTTGMDPEGRRETWRLIGDLVDHGTTVLLTTHYLAEAQEMADRVAIMHRGRIRVQGSLTDILHTADTSTVAFTVDSAQVDALPLIPQTRIDRRSGRCRVTITTQDPPAVLATVTAWAQDHRVLLGDLDLSRPTLEDVFLELVHPGASTPDERSAA; from the coding sequence ATGAGCAATCCGGAAGCCGTGATCGAGGTGCAGGACCTGCGGGTGCGGTACGACCGCACGGACGCGGTCGACGGGGTCTCCTTCCAGGTGCGCCGCGGCGAGGTCTTCGCCCTCCTGGGGACGAACGGCGCCGGCAAGACGACGGTGCTGGACGTGCTGGAGGGCTTCCGCTCGCCGACCGCCGGCCGCGTCACCGTCCTGGGGGTCGACCCGATGGCCCAGCACGACATCCTGGCCCCGCGGGTCGGCATCGTCATCCAGGAGGCCGGCTTCTTCGACACCCTGACGGTGGGTCAGTGCCTGCGGGCCTGGTCGCGCTTCCACCGCACCCCGCGGTCCACCGACGACCTGCTCGCCGCCGTCGGTCTGGACCACCGGCGTTCGGTGCGCTGCGGCAAGCTGTCCGGCGGTGAGCGCCGGCGGCTGGATCTCGCCCTGGCCCTGCTCGGCCAGCCCGAGCTGGTCTTCCTGGACGAGCCGACCACCGGGATGGACCCGGAGGGGCGCCGCGAGACCTGGCGTCTGATCGGTGATCTCGTCGACCACGGCACCACGGTGCTGCTCACCACGCACTACCTGGCCGAGGCCCAGGAGATGGCCGACCGGGTCGCGATCATGCACCGCGGTCGGATCCGGGTCCAGGGCAGCCTCACCGACATCCTGCACACCGCCGACACCAGCACCGTCGCCTTCACCGTCGACTCCGCCCAGGTCGACGCGCTGCCCCTCATCCCGCAGACCAGGATCGACCGGCGCTCGGGGCGGTGCCGGGTCACCATCACCACCCAGGACCCGCCCGCCGTGCTGGCCACCGTCACCGCCTGGGCGCAGGACCACCGCGTCCTGCTCGGCGACCTGGACCTGAGCCGCCCCACCCTGGAGGACGTCTTCCTCGAGCTCGTCCACCCCGGGGCGTCCACCCCCGACGAACGGAGCGCAGCATGA
- a CDS encoding response regulator transcription factor, protein MADSTDPRPGTGLDATGDAAPVGRIRVAVAEDESLIRDALAALLDLEDDLAVVGTFSTGTAALEWLTAHPADVAVLDNEMPGMTGLCVAEELARRSPVPRIIIMSGKAGPNELRRGLRIPVLGFCTKGIHGRQLAEVIRTVHRGERWIDPDLAAAAIAGEANPLREREIDILLLVARGLSSAEIGSQLFLSTGTVRNYISAVCTKLQVTNKVAAVRRAVDAGWL, encoded by the coding sequence GTGGCCGACAGCACCGATCCCCGCCCCGGCACCGGTCTCGACGCCACCGGCGACGCGGCCCCGGTCGGGAGGATCCGGGTGGCCGTCGCCGAGGACGAGAGCCTCATCCGCGACGCCCTGGCCGCCCTGCTCGACCTCGAGGACGACCTCGCCGTGGTGGGGACGTTCAGCACCGGCACCGCGGCCCTGGAATGGCTGACGGCCCACCCGGCCGACGTCGCCGTGCTGGACAACGAGATGCCCGGCATGACGGGTCTGTGCGTGGCCGAGGAGCTGGCCCGCCGATCGCCGGTGCCCCGCATCATCATCATGTCCGGCAAGGCCGGGCCCAACGAGCTGCGCCGGGGCCTGCGCATCCCGGTGCTCGGCTTCTGCACCAAGGGGATCCACGGCCGACAGTTGGCCGAGGTCATCCGCACGGTCCACCGTGGTGAGCGGTGGATCGATCCGGACCTGGCCGCGGCGGCCATCGCCGGTGAGGCGAACCCGTTGCGCGAACGGGAGATCGACATCCTGCTGCTGGTCGCCCGCGGGCTGTCCAGCGCCGAGATCGGCAGCCAGCTGTTCCTGTCCACCGGCACCGTCCGCAACTACATCTCGGCGGTCTGCACCAAGCTCCAGGTGACGAACAAGGTGGCTGCGGTGCGTCGGGCCGTCGACGCCGGGTGGCTCTGA
- a CDS encoding sensor histidine kinase, with product MSLRRRWTVAREARRGPQYRAALFVIVVGVALQLVPLLEVLFSAPGREMVAFSILATVLFAYTFCSITWPMVFGGLGQRRLILRTLVYAFAVALWSLTMGPQWLDIGFLAVGLLASVLPRRWAVVAVAVLLSALTVGAVRAHVGAAALVDLLVTTVAFGAVVFALFTVSSMLHETVAGREAQAQVAVLQERLRLGRDLHDLVIHSLAAIGLKAELAERLFDRKPEAARAELGAISDLTQTSIGQVRQLVHGYRHESLCEMLDDVRLVLRSAGVSATIDAGEVPMTDDVEQAFCWVARESVTNALRHASPTFVRIALSVGPDGTARLDVVNDGVLPVPSRDGRRTSSGNGLPGLGERLATMGGSVSTLRGTDGTFVLQARVPGTNPGTSSTV from the coding sequence ATGAGCCTGCGCCGGCGGTGGACGGTGGCCCGTGAGGCACGGCGCGGACCGCAGTACCGCGCGGCGCTCTTCGTCATCGTGGTCGGGGTCGCCCTGCAGCTGGTCCCGCTGCTGGAGGTGCTGTTCTCCGCCCCGGGTCGGGAGATGGTGGCGTTCAGCATCCTGGCCACCGTGTTGTTCGCGTACACGTTCTGCAGCATCACCTGGCCGATGGTGTTCGGCGGTCTCGGGCAGCGCCGGCTCATCCTGCGCACCCTGGTCTACGCGTTCGCCGTGGCCCTGTGGTCGCTGACCATGGGGCCGCAGTGGCTCGACATCGGCTTCCTGGCCGTGGGTCTGCTCGCCTCGGTGCTCCCCCGACGCTGGGCGGTGGTGGCCGTGGCGGTCCTGCTGTCGGCGCTCACCGTCGGGGCCGTGCGGGCCCATGTGGGCGCCGCGGCACTGGTCGACCTGCTGGTCACCACGGTCGCCTTCGGGGCGGTGGTGTTCGCCCTGTTCACCGTGTCCTCGATGCTGCACGAGACGGTGGCCGGCCGGGAGGCGCAGGCCCAGGTGGCCGTGCTGCAGGAGCGGTTGCGTCTCGGCCGCGACCTGCACGACCTGGTCATCCACTCCCTGGCCGCGATCGGGCTCAAGGCCGAGCTCGCCGAGCGGCTCTTCGACCGCAAGCCCGAGGCGGCCCGGGCCGAGCTCGGTGCCATCTCCGACCTGACGCAGACCAGCATCGGCCAGGTGCGCCAGCTCGTGCACGGCTACCGCCACGAATCGCTCTGCGAGATGCTCGACGACGTGCGGCTGGTGCTGCGCTCGGCCGGGGTGTCGGCCACCATCGACGCGGGCGAGGTCCCGATGACCGACGACGTCGAGCAGGCCTTCTGCTGGGTGGCCCGGGAATCGGTCACCAACGCCCTCCGCCACGCCAGCCCCACCTTCGTCCGCATCGCCCTGTCGGTGGGACCGGACGGCACCGCCCGGCTGGACGTGGTGAACGACGGGGTGCTGCCGGTGCCGTCCCGCGACGGGCGGCGGACCTCGTCGGGCAACGGACTGCCGGGCCTGGGTGAACGTCTGGCCACGATGGGTGGCTCGGTGAGCACGCTCCGCGGCACGGACGGTACTTTCGTCCTGCAGGCCCGGGTCCCCGGCACGAACCCGGGGACGAGCTCGACGGTCTGA
- a CDS encoding glycoside hydrolase family 31 protein, whose protein sequence is MPRPPAVSTLPVLPTRPVVDPAAVVRGETWRISVLTDGLLRLEYAADGVFEDRASTFALNRDLPVPEFTVVDGPTHLEIRTARAHLTYDRGPFSTSGLSVQVRGNVSNYHSVWRFGEIAHDDANLGGTARTLDNVDGAVALEPGVLSRNGYAVLDDSRSLLLTDDGWVTPRDGSRTDLYVFTHGRDFDEALRDFHAVSGPTPVLPRFALGNWWSRYHRYTADSYRALIERFAAEGVPFSVSVIDMDWHLVDVEEKYGSGWTGYTWNRDLFPDPDAFLTWLHEHGLRVTLNVHPADGVRAYEELYPEMARALGRDPESGDPLAFDVTDREFLAAYFDVLHAELERGGVDFWWLDWQSGPHSRVAGIDPLWMLNHFHFLDNATTPDGKPRRPLTFSRYAGPGSHRYPVGFSGDSIVTWASLEFQPEFTATAANIGYGWWSHDIGGHMMGVKDDELATRWVQLGTFSPILRLHSASNPFATKEPWSFGTAAAAVMTDFLRLRHRLVPYLHTMNHRAARESLALVRPMYHSHPEAPEAYRVPTQFTFGSELVVAPITAPIERELQLGSVRAWLPAGEWVDVLTGLRYTGGREIVLHRDLTSIPALAPAGAILPLDGRDIPGNGTEHPGHLELLVVPGADGAFTLIEDDGAGDGLDPAGIARTAITWNQQTGVLEIAALVGDAAIVPAARTWSVALLGLAPDAVSRVLVDGEPVDAAVGPATPGTAARLAVTVADVPATSVVRVETSADPRPVPADVPTLLFALLDRAHVGYDLKRELYGILTADEPLTVRLSHLQARQVPRGLETALSEILLAQV, encoded by the coding sequence GTGCCCCGACCTCCCGCCGTCTCCACGCTGCCCGTCCTGCCCACCCGCCCGGTCGTCGACCCGGCGGCCGTCGTGCGTGGGGAGACCTGGCGCATCAGCGTCCTCACCGACGGGCTGCTGCGCCTGGAGTACGCCGCCGACGGGGTCTTCGAGGACCGCGCGTCCACGTTCGCGTTGAACCGCGACCTCCCGGTCCCGGAGTTCACCGTGGTGGACGGGCCCACCCACCTGGAGATCCGCACCGCCCGCGCCCACCTCACCTACGACCGCGGGCCGTTCAGCACCAGCGGCCTGAGCGTGCAGGTGCGGGGCAACGTCAGCAACTACCACAGCGTGTGGCGCTTCGGCGAGATCGCCCACGACGACGCAAATCTCGGGGGGACCGCCCGTACCCTGGACAACGTGGACGGGGCCGTGGCCCTGGAGCCGGGGGTGCTCAGCCGCAACGGGTACGCCGTGCTCGACGACTCCCGCAGCCTGCTGCTCACCGACGACGGCTGGGTCACCCCGCGGGACGGCAGTCGTACCGACCTCTACGTCTTCACCCACGGCCGGGATTTCGACGAGGCCCTGCGGGACTTCCACGCCGTCTCCGGGCCCACCCCGGTGCTGCCCCGGTTCGCGCTGGGCAACTGGTGGAGCCGCTACCACCGCTACACCGCCGACTCCTACCGCGCGCTCATCGAGCGGTTCGCCGCCGAGGGGGTCCCGTTCTCCGTCTCGGTCATCGACATGGACTGGCACCTGGTCGATGTCGAGGAGAAGTACGGCAGCGGCTGGACCGGCTACACCTGGAACCGGGACCTGTTCCCCGACCCCGATGCGTTCCTGACCTGGCTGCACGAGCACGGCCTGCGGGTCACCCTGAACGTGCACCCGGCCGACGGGGTGCGGGCCTACGAGGAGCTGTACCCGGAGATGGCGCGGGCGCTGGGTCGGGACCCGGAGAGCGGTGACCCGCTGGCCTTCGACGTCACCGACCGCGAGTTCCTGGCCGCCTACTTCGACGTGCTGCACGCCGAACTCGAGCGCGGCGGCGTCGATTTCTGGTGGCTGGACTGGCAGTCCGGCCCGCATTCCCGGGTGGCCGGCATCGACCCGCTGTGGATGCTCAACCACTTCCACTTCCTGGACAACGCGACGACCCCCGACGGGAAGCCACGCCGCCCGCTCACCTTCTCCCGGTACGCCGGGCCGGGCAGCCACCGCTACCCGGTCGGCTTCTCCGGCGACAGCATCGTCACCTGGGCCTCGCTGGAGTTCCAGCCGGAGTTCACCGCGACCGCGGCGAACATCGGCTACGGCTGGTGGAGCCACGACATCGGCGGCCACATGATGGGCGTCAAGGACGACGAGCTGGCCACCCGCTGGGTGCAGCTCGGCACCTTCTCGCCGATCCTGCGGCTGCACTCCGCGTCGAACCCGTTCGCCACCAAGGAGCCGTGGTCGTTCGGGACCGCGGCCGCCGCGGTGATGACCGACTTCCTGCGGCTACGGCACCGGCTGGTGCCCTACCTGCACACGATGAACCACCGGGCCGCCCGGGAGTCCCTGGCCCTGGTCCGGCCCATGTACCACTCCCATCCCGAAGCCCCGGAGGCGTACCGGGTGCCGACCCAGTTCACCTTCGGCTCCGAACTGGTCGTCGCCCCGATCACCGCACCCATCGAGCGCGAACTGCAGCTCGGATCGGTCCGCGCCTGGCTGCCCGCCGGTGAGTGGGTCGACGTGCTCACCGGCCTGCGCTACACCGGCGGCCGGGAGATCGTGCTGCACCGCGACCTGACCAGCATCCCGGCGCTCGCCCCGGCCGGCGCGATCCTCCCCCTGGACGGGCGGGACATCCCCGGCAACGGCACGGAGCACCCCGGACATCTCGAACTGCTCGTCGTTCCCGGGGCGGACGGCGCGTTCACCCTGATCGAGGACGACGGGGCCGGCGACGGGCTGGACCCGGCCGGCATCGCCCGCACCGCCATCACCTGGAACCAGCAGACGGGGGTGCTGGAGATCGCCGCACTGGTCGGTGATGCGGCGATCGTGCCGGCCGCCCGGACCTGGTCGGTGGCGCTGCTCGGTCTGGCTCCCGACGCGGTCAGCCGAGTGCTGGTCGACGGCGAGCCGGTGGACGCGGCGGTCGGCCCGGCCACGCCGGGCACCGCGGCCCGCCTCGCGGTGACCGTCGCCGACGTGCCCGCCACGTCCGTCGTCCGGGTGGAGACGTCCGCCGACCCGCGACCGGTCCCGGCCGACGTGCCGACCCTGCTGTTCGCCCTCCTGGACCGGGCCCACGTCGGGTACGACCTCAAGCGCGAGCTGTACGGCATCCTCACCGCCGACGAGCCGTTGACGGTCCGGCTGTCGCACCTGCAGGCCCGTCAGGTGCCGCGCGGGCTGGAGACGGCGCTGTCGGAGATCCTGCTCGCCCAGGTCTGA
- a CDS encoding N-acetylmuramoyl-L-alanine amidase family protein yields the protein MPAHPGSFRTAIRTALLGTAALLITSCGTPGVTAAPVTTSATTSSSAPAAPATSGPPVTVPGLDSTVPSSTTPSSATPSAEPAPPTTAAPAPTVESTTAPEPVASSEPSTPAPEPVTPPTTAAPAPTTAPAPAPPRADGAVVVVDAGHNGANGANPSIINALVDAGFGQTKPCNTTGTSTNDGYSEARFNFGVAQYLVPMLEAEGITVVTTRDSNDGVGPCVDRRAAIGNDAQADAVVSIHGDGDDASAEGFYVMTAQQDPAGAGVAAESAQLAVAVRDGLAGTGLSPSNHLGSDGLWQRGDLAGLNLSVRPTVMIEAGNMRNATDAALMSSAEGQRQVARGLADGVLAYLAAAG from the coding sequence ATGCCTGCACATCCCGGGTCGTTCCGCACCGCGATCCGTACCGCGCTGCTCGGCACCGCCGCCCTGCTGATCACCTCCTGCGGCACCCCGGGCGTCACCGCAGCCCCGGTCACGACGAGCGCGACCACCTCCTCGTCCGCCCCCGCGGCCCCGGCGACCTCGGGTCCGCCGGTCACCGTGCCCGGGTTGGACTCGACCGTCCCGTCGTCGACCACCCCGTCCTCGGCCACCCCGTCGGCCGAACCCGCGCCGCCGACCACGGCCGCCCCGGCACCCACCGTCGAGTCCACGACCGCACCCGAACCCGTGGCGTCGTCGGAGCCGAGCACGCCGGCCCCGGAGCCGGTCACCCCGCCGACCACGGCCGCCCCCGCGCCCACCACGGCGCCCGCCCCCGCCCCCCCGCGGGCCGACGGGGCGGTGGTGGTCGTGGACGCCGGGCACAACGGGGCCAACGGGGCCAATCCGTCGATCATCAACGCGCTCGTCGACGCCGGCTTCGGGCAGACCAAGCCGTGCAACACCACCGGGACCTCGACGAACGACGGGTACAGCGAGGCGCGGTTCAACTTCGGCGTCGCGCAGTACCTGGTGCCGATGCTCGAGGCCGAGGGCATCACCGTGGTGACCACCCGGGACAGCAACGACGGCGTCGGGCCCTGCGTGGACCGGCGGGCGGCCATCGGCAACGACGCGCAGGCCGACGCTGTCGTCTCCATCCACGGCGACGGCGACGACGCCTCCGCCGAGGGCTTCTACGTGATGACCGCCCAGCAGGACCCGGCCGGCGCCGGGGTGGCCGCCGAATCCGCCCAGCTCGCGGTGGCGGTGCGGGACGGCCTGGCGGGGACCGGGCTCTCCCCCAGCAACCACCTCGGGTCGGACGGGCTCTGGCAGCGCGGCGACCTGGCCGGGCTCAACCTGTCGGTGCGACCCACGGTGATGATCGAGGCGGGCAACATGCGCAACGCCACCGACGCCGCACTGATGTCGTCGGCCGAGGGCCAACGGCAGGTCGCCCGCGGCCTGGCCGACGGCGTGCTCGCCTACCTGGCCGCCGCGGGCTGA
- a CDS encoding YbaB/EbfC family nucleoid-associated protein, giving the protein MPDLTQIVLRAQQMQADMERAQASLAESVVTGSAGGGLVTATVTGSGELTGLTLAPEVVDPQDTETLADLVIAAVRDANRRAQELSSEQMGAVTGGLTESFDLSSFGLGGFGAPGTAAELDDSEDDGSDEDDSDDGDESGDSEDDEVEQEAVALYEEGAQVSPGGRVSIDEAALIEAGQPDDGPADRAAPGRS; this is encoded by the coding sequence ATGCCCGATCTGACCCAGATCGTGCTCCGGGCCCAGCAGATGCAGGCCGACATGGAGCGGGCGCAGGCCTCGCTCGCCGAGTCCGTGGTGACCGGTTCGGCCGGCGGTGGCCTGGTCACCGCCACGGTCACCGGCTCCGGCGAACTGACCGGGCTGACCCTGGCCCCGGAGGTCGTCGACCCGCAGGACACCGAGACCCTGGCCGACCTGGTCATCGCGGCGGTCCGGGACGCGAACCGGCGGGCGCAGGAGTTGAGCAGCGAACAGATGGGCGCGGTGACCGGCGGCCTGACCGAGTCCTTCGACCTGTCCAGCTTCGGCCTGGGCGGTTTCGGCGCACCCGGCACCGCGGCCGAGCTGGACGACTCCGAGGACGACGGGTCGGACGAGGACGACTCCGACGACGGGGACGAGTCGGGCGACTCCGAGGACGATGAGGTCGAGCAGGAGGCCGTGGCCCTGTACGAGGAGGGCGCACAGGTGTCCCCGGGCGGGCGGGTCTCGATCGACGAGGCTGCGCTCATCGAAGCCGGCCAGCCCGACGACGGTCCGGCCGACCGCGCCGCACCCGGACGGTCCTGA
- the recR gene encoding recombination mediator RecR — protein sequence MYEGPVQDLIDALGRLPGIGPKSAQRIAFHLLTADPADITVLQSALHRVKNDVKFCEVCGNVSEQTRCRICLDPRRDDTVICVVEEPKDISSVERTREFRGLYHVLGGAISPIDGIGPDQLRIGPLLKRVAEPGVREVILATDPNLEGEATATYLTRLMKDFPGLAVTRLASGLPVGGDLEYADEVTLGRAFSGRRAVDA from the coding sequence GTGTACGAAGGCCCCGTCCAGGACCTCATCGACGCCCTCGGCCGCCTGCCGGGCATCGGCCCGAAGTCCGCGCAGCGCATCGCCTTCCACCTGCTCACCGCCGACCCGGCCGACATCACCGTGCTGCAATCGGCGCTGCACCGGGTCAAGAACGACGTGAAGTTCTGCGAGGTGTGCGGCAACGTCTCCGAGCAGACGCGCTGCCGGATCTGCCTGGACCCCCGGCGGGACGACACGGTGATCTGCGTCGTGGAGGAACCCAAGGACATCTCCTCGGTGGAACGCACCCGGGAGTTCCGCGGGCTCTACCACGTGCTGGGCGGGGCGATCTCGCCGATCGACGGCATCGGGCCCGACCAGCTGCGCATCGGGCCGTTGCTCAAGCGGGTCGCCGAGCCGGGGGTGCGCGAGGTCATCCTGGCCACCGACCCGAACCTGGAGGGCGAGGCGACGGCGACCTACCTGACCCGCCTGATGAAGGACTTCCCGGGGCTGGCCGTCACCCGGCTGGCCAGCGGGCTCCCGGTCGGCGGCGATCTGGAGTACGCCGACGAGGTCACCCTGGGCCGCGCGTTCTCCGGCCGCCGGGCGGTCGATGCCTGA
- a CDS encoding uridine kinase family protein: MRASPAADPAAPPGSAGLAALVRSARGAPARLGDVRLMVVDGPSGSGKTRLAAALAAALRAGGEKVSTLSTDLLATWREPFSFWSQLEEQVLGPLARGEQGRLQVVDWTGPEPRPGGWRRVPVPDLLILEGVSAGRRAVRDRAGLLVWVELPDRALRLERAVGRDGEHTRSSFRAWQDAEDVHFAAEGTRAAADLHVPARLDRPVIGP; the protein is encoded by the coding sequence GTGCGTGCGAGCCCGGCGGCCGACCCGGCCGCACCGCCCGGGTCCGCCGGTCTCGCAGCCCTCGTCCGGTCGGCCCGGGGCGCCCCGGCCCGGTTGGGTGACGTCCGGCTGATGGTCGTCGACGGACCCTCGGGCTCGGGCAAGACCCGATTGGCCGCGGCGCTGGCCGCAGCCCTGCGTGCGGGCGGTGAGAAGGTGTCGACGCTGTCCACCGATCTGCTCGCCACCTGGCGCGAGCCGTTCTCGTTCTGGTCGCAGCTCGAGGAGCAGGTGCTCGGTCCGCTGGCCCGGGGTGAGCAGGGCCGACTGCAGGTCGTGGACTGGACGGGGCCGGAGCCGCGCCCGGGCGGGTGGCGGCGGGTCCCTGTCCCGGACCTGCTGATCCTGGAGGGTGTGTCCGCCGGGCGTCGCGCCGTCCGCGACCGGGCCGGACTGCTGGTCTGGGTCGAGCTGCCCGACCGGGCCCTGCGTCTGGAGCGGGCCGTCGGGCGGGACGGGGAGCACACCCGGTCGTCGTTCCGGGCCTGGCAGGACGCGGAGGACGTCCACTTCGCGGCCGAGGGCACCCGGGCCGCGGCCGACCTGCACGTTCCCGCCCGGCTCGACCGGCCCGTCATCGGCCCGTAA
- a CDS encoding MFS transporter, which produces MFATYGKVLRLPGAFRFSAAGMLARLQIAMNGIGLVVLVSLTRDSYALAGGIAALYALSNAAVGPQISRLIDARGQRRIVRLQLAVNVPAVVGLILVIQLSTLTWPAFPLAVVAGATQPIIGSLVRARWSTKLRGTDELRTAFAWESLVDEAIFIVGPPLATVLALSLFPSAALVTASVATVIGTWWLLSQRSTEPVPSGRTGGLRGRSALLLPGVGGLALVFVFLGGIFGSMEVVTVAFTAEAGQPGAAGLALALYAVGSLITGLIFGAARIAMPIARQFLLWTILLAVVTAPMPFLPSVVLVGAGLFLAGSACSPALILGMSLVDRIVPPERLTEAISWTGSGLAVGIALSSPLAGVLVDADGSAGIGYVVTAGCAVAAALTALALHRTLTRAVRGGDEVVLATSGGPAADRSAG; this is translated from the coding sequence GTGTTCGCCACCTACGGCAAGGTCCTGCGGCTGCCGGGGGCGTTCCGCTTCTCCGCCGCGGGCATGCTCGCCCGCCTGCAGATCGCCATGAACGGCATCGGGCTCGTCGTCCTGGTCTCGCTGACCCGGGACTCCTACGCCCTGGCCGGCGGCATCGCCGCGCTGTACGCCCTGTCCAACGCCGCGGTCGGACCGCAGATCTCCCGCCTCATCGACGCCCGGGGCCAGCGGCGCATCGTCCGCCTGCAGCTCGCGGTGAACGTGCCGGCGGTGGTCGGGCTGATCCTGGTCATCCAGCTGAGCACGCTGACCTGGCCCGCCTTCCCCCTCGCGGTGGTCGCCGGGGCCACCCAGCCCATCATCGGATCGCTGGTGCGGGCACGCTGGTCCACCAAGCTGCGGGGCACCGACGAGCTGCGCACGGCCTTCGCCTGGGAGTCGCTCGTCGACGAGGCCATCTTCATCGTCGGACCGCCGCTGGCCACCGTTCTCGCCCTCTCGCTGTTCCCGAGCGCCGCCCTGGTGACGGCATCGGTGGCCACGGTGATCGGCACGTGGTGGCTGCTCTCCCAGCGGTCCACCGAGCCGGTCCCGTCGGGTCGGACCGGCGGCCTGCGGGGGCGCTCGGCCCTGCTGCTGCCCGGGGTGGGCGGACTCGCGCTGGTCTTCGTCTTCCTGGGCGGCATCTTCGGGTCCATGGAGGTGGTGACGGTCGCGTTCACCGCCGAGGCCGGGCAGCCCGGCGCCGCCGGCCTCGCTCTCGCGCTGTACGCGGTGGGATCGTTGATCACCGGCCTGATCTTCGGTGCGGCCCGGATCGCCATGCCGATCGCCCGGCAGTTCCTGCTGTGGACGATCCTGCTGGCGGTGGTGACCGCGCCGATGCCTTTCCTGCCGTCCGTGGTGCTCGTCGGGGCCGGGCTCTTCCTGGCCGGCAGTGCCTGCTCACCCGCGCTGATCCTGGGGATGAGCCTGGTCGACCGGATCGTGCCCCCGGAGCGGCTCACCGAGGCCATCTCGTGGACCGGGTCCGGCTTGGCCGTGGGGATCGCCCTGTCCAGCCCGCTGGCCGGTGTGCTGGTCGACGCGGACGGCAGCGCCGGCATCGGCTACGTCGTCACGGCCGGGTGTGCGGTCGCCGCCGCGCTGACCGCGCTCGCCCTGCACCGCACCCTCACCCGCGCCGTCCGGGGCGGTGACGAGGTGGTCCTCGCTACGTCCGGCGGACCCGCCGCGGACCGGTCCGCCGGCTGA